A part of Clarias gariepinus isolate MV-2021 ecotype Netherlands chromosome 14, CGAR_prim_01v2, whole genome shotgun sequence genomic DNA contains:
- the LOC128540899 gene encoding uncharacterized protein LOC128540899 — MKFLFVLLILNKGLLYIVQPHPHDNVFWRFANWTAKQYTNESCYVCQHFPSAVGQTSLRPLPGNESALLVAARVCISSYCRNGTQYINSNLTHSLFLNQTGSDWWCRLMHYDHNFSNPCDYSLTALDISLLRFSTRKRALVTAFQVFTLPNFKYPYCFIGNGSVFLGNMHLDMCSEAYFPYSPDRSCPEGNCSVIHPGPRGTINHYSDWYWVCDKAVYIFLPANWAGICAPSQFRGSFTLVTRNPRGTQHHARLKRDSDPFPPPDHQLQIKAVKFWHAFFPQYGVTQLWNQIEVTHYRLATFVNATNIAVEGIKGELTALRLTTVQNRMALDLILAEKGGVCAMVGDSCCTYIPANDDEHGKISTALEKMREVASQLKDDEKGQVGWGVWYTLFGQWAPYLSLVVPVLFILLLLCLLGPCIFRCV; from the coding sequence ATGAAGTTTCTTTTTGTCCTCCTAATCTTGAACAAGGGATTGTTGTACATAGTGCAACCTCATCCACATGATAATGTTTTTTGGAGATTCGCTAATTGGACCGCTAAGCAATATACCAATGAGTCTTGTTATGTGTGCCAACATTTCCCTTCCGCTGTAGGACAGACGTCACTGAGACCCCTACCTGGTAATGAATCAGCTCTCTTAGTAGCTGCACGAGTTTGTATTAGTTCCTACTGTCGAAATGGTACTCAGTATATTAACTCTAACCTGACACATAGCTTATTTTTGAATCAAACAGGGTCTGACTGGTGGTGCAGACTGATGCACTACGATCATAATTTCTCAAACCCTTGTGACTATTCACTTACTGCTTTAGATATTAGCCTTCTCCGCTTCAGCACGAGGAAAAGAGCTCTCGTCACTGCTTTCCAGGTCTTCACTTTGCCCAATTTTAAATATCCTTACTGCTTTATAGGAAATGGCTCTGTATTTCTTGGAAACATGCATCTAGATATGTGTAGTGAAGCATATTTTCCCTATTCTCCAGATCGTTCTTGTCCTGAAGGTAATTGCTCAGTAATCCACCCTGGCCCCCGTGGGACCATTAATCACTATTCAGATTGGTATTGGGTTTGTGATAAGGCTGTTTACATTTTCCTCCCTGCTAACTGGGCTGGAATTTGTGCCCCTTCTCAATTTAGAGGCTCTTTTACACTGGTCACACGAAACCCACGTGGAACCCAACATCATGCTCGCCTTAAGCGAGATAGTGATCCATTCCCTCCCCCTGATCATCAGTTACAGATTAAGGCAGTTAAATTTTGGcatgctttttttcctcaataTGGTGTGACTCAATTATGGAATCAGATTGAGGTAACACATTACAGGTTAGCTACTTTTGTTAATGCCACTAATATTGCTGTAGAAGGTATTAAAGGGGAATTAACTGCTCTTCGACTGACCACGGTACAGAATAGAATGGCCCTTGATTTAATCCTCGCAGAGAAGGGGGGTGTTTGTGCTATGGTAGGTGATAGTTGTTGTACATACATTCCAGCTAATGATGATGAACATGGAAAAATTTCTACTGCTTTGGAAAAGATGCGCGAGGTTGCTTCTCAGTTAAAGGATGATGAAAAGGGTCAAGTAGGTTGGGGAGTTTGGTATACTTTGTTTGGTCAATGGGCTCCTTATCTCTCCCTTGTCGTAccggttttgtttattttattgttgttatgtCTTTTAGGTCCATGTATTTTTCGCTGTGTGTAA